One Mycobacterium sp. SMC-4 DNA window includes the following coding sequences:
- a CDS encoding MBL fold metallo-hydrolase — MNLTNIAGNTRAVDEPVPSRYALKVGDIDVMVISDGVLPITTATLATNAEPADLREWLDDNFLPREVLDWPLNVAVVRSGGRTVLIDSGLGTEFPDFPRAGQLAMRLIAAGIQPSTVTDVVLTHLHMDHIGGLLVDGLRNRLRPDLRVHLAAAEAEFWESPDFSRTVMPDPIPEVLRRTAARFLNAYRSKLRAFEAEYEVAPGVLVRRTGGHTPGHSIVRVEAGGDALTFAGDALFQPAFDNPYWQNGFEHDPVEAAHVRVRLLEELAATGEQLVATHLPFPSVCHVAVAGSGFRFVPAVWDF; from the coding sequence ATGAACTTGACGAATATTGCTGGGAACACACGGGCTGTCGATGAGCCTGTGCCGTCGCGATACGCGCTGAAGGTCGGCGATATCGACGTGATGGTGATCAGCGACGGTGTGCTGCCCATTACCACCGCGACACTGGCCACCAATGCCGAGCCTGCCGATCTGCGAGAATGGCTGGATGACAATTTCCTGCCGCGTGAGGTGCTGGACTGGCCGCTGAACGTCGCTGTCGTGCGAAGCGGCGGCAGGACTGTCCTCATCGATTCCGGTCTCGGGACGGAGTTTCCGGACTTTCCGCGAGCCGGTCAGTTGGCCATGCGCCTGATCGCTGCCGGGATCCAGCCATCAACAGTGACCGACGTGGTGCTGACACATCTACACATGGACCACATTGGTGGCTTGCTTGTCGACGGATTGCGGAACCGGTTGCGGCCGGATCTGCGCGTCCATCTGGCCGCAGCTGAAGCCGAGTTTTGGGAGTCGCCTGATTTTTCACGCACTGTCATGCCCGATCCAATCCCGGAGGTGCTTCGGCGGACTGCGGCTCGATTCCTGAACGCTTATCGCAGCAAGCTGCGTGCATTCGAAGCCGAGTACGAGGTCGCACCCGGAGTGCTGGTCCGCCGCACCGGGGGGCACACCCCGGGTCACAGCATCGTTCGCGTTGAGGCCGGCGGGGACGCACTGACTTTCGCCGGTGATGCCCTGTTCCAGCCTGCGTTCGATAATCCCTACTGGCAAAACGGCTTCGAGCACGACCCTGTTGAAGCGGCACACGTCCGCGTCCGTCTCCTCGAGGAGCTGGCGGCCACCGGTGAGCAGTTGGTGGCAACGCATCTACCGTTTCCGTCGGTCTGCCATGTCGCGGTCGCCGGCAGTGGGTTCCGGTTCGTCCCTGCCGTGTGGGATTTCTGA
- a CDS encoding cupin domain-containing protein, which yields MDTRYDPSWEDALTVLQEVTPPPIPSGAHAMTVVVDYPPGSSGAPPHRHPSGPAFGLVLEGEMLFELEGQPPRVVRAGEAFWEPGGDVIHYSDANNRDDMRCRFTVTMLCVPGEPMLVLVDDEELDARKHLRVSPHE from the coding sequence ATGGACACTCGATACGATCCCTCCTGGGAAGACGCCTTGACGGTTCTACAAGAGGTGACGCCTCCGCCCATCCCGTCCGGCGCGCACGCCATGACCGTTGTCGTCGACTACCCGCCGGGCAGCTCCGGCGCCCCACCACACCGCCATCCCAGCGGGCCGGCATTTGGCCTCGTTCTGGAAGGTGAAATGCTCTTCGAACTCGAAGGCCAGCCACCGCGGGTGGTGCGAGCAGGGGAGGCCTTCTGGGAACCCGGAGGCGACGTGATCCACTATTCGGACGCCAACAACCGGGATGACATGAGATGCCGATTCACCGTGACGATGCTCTGCGTCCCGGGCGAACCTATGCTCGTACTCGTCGACGACGAAGAACTGGACGCGCGCAAGCACCTTCGCGTCTCGCCCCACGAGTAA
- a CDS encoding SDR family NAD(P)-dependent oxidoreductase codes for MELAGKTALITGGTAGIGLACARLFAREGAGVTITGRDAARGATAAAGIDGVVRFVRADLADLESVRALVGHAGEVDILVNNAASFPAALTLDQQLESFEATFNTNVRGAYFLTAELIPGMLNRGYGSIINVTTMVASKGVPGAGAYSASKAALESLTRTWAAEFGPSGIRVNSVAPGPTKTEGVEATWGETNEQLGRSLPLRRTASPDEIAQAVLFLASRRATFITGSVLHADGGGSAI; via the coding sequence ATGGAACTGGCAGGCAAGACGGCCCTGATTACCGGAGGAACAGCAGGCATCGGCTTGGCGTGCGCGCGACTGTTCGCGCGCGAAGGCGCTGGGGTCACCATCACCGGACGTGACGCTGCCCGCGGCGCCACCGCAGCCGCGGGCATCGACGGCGTCGTCCGATTCGTGCGAGCCGACCTCGCAGACCTCGAATCGGTGCGGGCACTCGTAGGGCACGCCGGCGAGGTCGACATCCTCGTCAACAATGCCGCGAGCTTCCCGGCAGCGCTGACTCTCGATCAGCAACTCGAATCGTTCGAGGCGACATTCAACACCAACGTCCGCGGCGCGTACTTCCTGACCGCAGAACTGATACCCGGCATGCTGAACCGAGGCTACGGCAGCATCATCAACGTCACGACAATGGTCGCGTCCAAAGGCGTACCCGGGGCGGGTGCCTACAGCGCATCGAAGGCTGCTCTCGAATCCCTCACCCGGACCTGGGCCGCGGAGTTCGGCCCGTCGGGCATCCGCGTGAACAGCGTCGCGCCGGGTCCGACCAAAACTGAAGGCGTCGAAGCGACTTGGGGAGAAACCAACGAACAGCTGGGGCGCTCCCTACCCCTGAGGCGCACCGCCAGTCCCGACGAGATCGCCCAAGCTGTGCTGTTCTTGGCCTCTCGACGCGCCACATTCATCACCGGCTCGGTACTGCACGCCGACGGCGGCGGCAGCGCGATCTGA
- a CDS encoding sigma-70 family RNA polymerase sigma factor: MTVTYLPTATTPDRDLATRFTREVEPLIGVLARAARRLTRCEADAEDLLQDTLLRAYTGFHTFEEGTNLRAWLFRILHNHWISSYRAKQSRVVEVLADSVDEFDLAASASRLPGSGRSAESELLESLPCGDIKAAMSALPEGFAEVLYYADAEGYTYAETAAILGIPVGTVMSRTFRGRKRLRITLAHLAPGNTESVAPSVVA; encoded by the coding sequence ATGACCGTCACCTATCTACCCACTGCAACCACACCCGACCGCGACCTCGCCACCAGATTCACCCGCGAGGTCGAGCCACTCATCGGCGTCCTCGCCCGCGCGGCGCGCCGGCTGACCCGGTGTGAGGCGGACGCCGAAGACCTTCTCCAGGACACCCTGCTTCGCGCGTACACCGGCTTCCACACCTTCGAAGAAGGCACCAATCTCAGGGCATGGCTATTCCGGATCCTCCATAACCACTGGATCAGCAGCTACCGCGCGAAACAGTCACGAGTCGTCGAGGTGCTGGCCGACAGCGTCGACGAATTCGACCTGGCTGCCAGCGCCTCCCGCCTGCCCGGCAGCGGCCGGTCAGCCGAGTCGGAGCTGCTCGAATCGCTGCCGTGCGGCGACATCAAGGCCGCGATGTCCGCGTTACCGGAAGGCTTCGCCGAGGTCCTGTACTACGCCGATGCCGAGGGTTACACCTACGCGGAAACCGCAGCAATTCTCGGAATCCCGGTCGGAACCGTGATGTCGCGGACTTTTCGCGGCCGCAAGCGGCTGCGCATCACGCTGGCCCACCTGGCTCCTGGCAATACCGAATCCGTCGCCCCATCCGTCGTGGCTTAG
- a CDS encoding LuxR family transcriptional regulator, producing MSSRGRRMPLRGRETECATLDDFIAGVKPGSSQVLVLRGEAGAGKTALLDYLVKRAHDFDVVQIAGVESDMELAYAGLQQLCAPLLGHLDVLAEPQRHALDVAFGRAVGAAPDRFLVGLAVLSLLAAAAAGRPLMCVIDDAQWLDQVTVQTLAFVGRRLLAEPVALVFAVRDSPELLGGLPELTVGGLSVADARELLESVMVGGMDSRVRDRIVAETRGLPLAILEVPRSISAAELSGGFWISGKRSSAAAVETGYVRRVQALPEKTRLLLLVAAAEPIGDAGLFLGAAARLGIPVDALGPAEADGLIGFGPQMRFHHPLIRSAAYRAADLADRRAAHRALADATDPKSDPDRRAWHAAQAAAGPDDAIAADLECSAERAQRRGGIAAAATFLERATTLTADPTMRAARALAAAQAKRDAADTSAAHDLLTIVECSELSAVQQAHVSRLRAQMDFVRSRSGETGAPQVADTASTLLDAARRLERLDDYSSRECYLEAIAALVYAGRLADPSVLQEVAEAALNALADTTGDLRPVDLLLKGMAQRITDGLRSGADTLRAALAAMCEQADTDATAVGRWLRVPGFPILQESAAHELWDEKAVRHLSTAAVNHARDAGALAGLPRALTYRAGVHLVSGEFAQAGQLLGEAASITEATAGMSPVRYHSVLLAAWRGDPAAAAELVDAANDGTLRGEGRLHGLTRYASAVLNNGLARYEEAFAAARGACDYLDLGFHGWCLYELVEAATRCGEGDAAKEAVSRLVDTAGASGTNWGLGVLASAQAMVAAGETADEMFTEATERLSRTPIVVHLARTRLLHGEWLRRANRRTDARRELVSAHEAFDRIGARGFAERARRELAATGEKVRSRQTRTGVELTAQEAQIARMAADGLTNQEIGAQLFISPHTVEWHLRKVFPKLGVTSRRQLRALTF from the coding sequence ATGTCAAGCCGGGGTCGGAGAATGCCTCTTCGCGGTCGTGAGACCGAGTGCGCGACCCTCGATGACTTCATCGCAGGTGTCAAACCGGGTAGCTCCCAGGTGCTGGTGTTGCGCGGTGAAGCCGGCGCAGGCAAGACCGCGCTGCTTGACTATCTGGTCAAGCGCGCCCACGACTTCGATGTCGTGCAGATCGCGGGCGTCGAGTCTGACATGGAGCTCGCTTACGCCGGCCTGCAGCAGCTGTGCGCACCGCTGCTCGGGCACCTCGACGTCCTTGCGGAACCGCAGCGTCACGCTCTCGACGTGGCGTTTGGTCGGGCCGTCGGGGCGGCGCCGGACCGCTTCCTGGTGGGGCTGGCAGTGCTGAGTCTGCTGGCCGCGGCGGCGGCAGGCAGACCGCTGATGTGCGTCATCGACGATGCTCAGTGGCTCGACCAGGTGACCGTGCAAACACTGGCGTTCGTTGGCCGGCGTCTGCTCGCTGAGCCGGTCGCGTTGGTCTTCGCGGTTCGTGACAGTCCCGAGCTTTTGGGGGGCCTGCCGGAGTTGACCGTCGGAGGTTTGTCCGTCGCCGACGCCAGGGAGCTCCTCGAATCGGTGATGGTGGGCGGCATGGACTCGCGCGTGCGGGACCGGATCGTCGCCGAGACCCGTGGCTTGCCTCTTGCCATCCTGGAGGTGCCGCGCAGTATTTCTGCCGCGGAACTGTCGGGTGGGTTCTGGATTTCAGGCAAGCGCTCCTCGGCGGCCGCTGTCGAGACGGGCTATGTGCGCCGTGTCCAGGCGCTGCCTGAGAAGACACGACTGCTCTTGCTGGTCGCGGCTGCCGAGCCCATCGGCGATGCCGGGTTGTTCCTCGGTGCGGCAGCTCGCTTGGGAATTCCTGTCGACGCCTTGGGTCCAGCTGAGGCGGACGGTCTGATCGGCTTTGGACCGCAGATGCGGTTTCACCATCCGCTGATTCGATCTGCGGCTTACCGTGCAGCAGACCTGGCCGACCGGAGGGCAGCCCACCGCGCATTGGCCGACGCGACGGACCCAAAATCCGATCCTGACCGCCGCGCGTGGCACGCGGCTCAGGCCGCGGCGGGCCCCGATGACGCGATCGCTGCTGACCTGGAATGTTCGGCAGAGCGCGCCCAACGACGTGGTGGCATCGCAGCTGCGGCGACGTTTCTGGAACGAGCGACGACGTTGACGGCTGATCCGACTATGCGAGCTGCCAGGGCCCTGGCCGCTGCACAGGCCAAACGCGATGCTGCGGACACATCAGCGGCGCACGACTTGTTGACCATCGTCGAGTGCAGCGAACTCTCGGCGGTGCAGCAAGCGCATGTTTCGCGGCTGCGAGCCCAGATGGATTTCGTTCGCAGCCGGTCCGGGGAAACCGGCGCACCGCAAGTCGCCGATACGGCTTCGACATTGCTCGACGCTGCCCGACGGCTGGAGCGCCTCGACGACTACAGCTCGCGGGAGTGCTACCTCGAGGCCATCGCTGCGCTGGTCTATGCCGGACGTCTCGCCGATCCCTCAGTCCTCCAGGAGGTCGCCGAGGCGGCGCTGAACGCGCTCGCCGATACGACAGGTGACCTGCGACCCGTGGATCTCCTGCTCAAAGGCATGGCCCAGCGAATCACCGATGGGCTCCGAAGCGGCGCCGACACGTTGCGCGCCGCGCTCGCAGCGATGTGTGAACAGGCTGACACAGACGCCACCGCAGTCGGGCGGTGGCTGCGGGTGCCCGGCTTTCCGATTCTGCAGGAATCCGCCGCCCACGAACTGTGGGACGAAAAGGCCGTGCGGCACCTTTCGACAGCCGCAGTGAACCACGCGCGCGACGCCGGTGCGCTCGCTGGTTTACCGCGTGCCCTGACCTACCGCGCTGGGGTGCACCTGGTCTCAGGTGAGTTCGCACAGGCCGGGCAACTTCTCGGCGAGGCTGCCTCCATCACCGAGGCAACCGCGGGAATGTCGCCGGTCCGCTATCACTCGGTGTTGTTGGCCGCATGGCGCGGAGACCCCGCGGCGGCCGCCGAACTCGTCGACGCTGCCAACGACGGCACGCTGCGGGGAGAGGGACGACTACATGGCCTCACCCGCTACGCCTCCGCGGTACTGAACAACGGTCTCGCCCGCTATGAAGAGGCATTCGCCGCTGCGCGCGGTGCGTGCGACTACCTGGATCTAGGGTTTCACGGCTGGTGTCTCTATGAGCTGGTTGAGGCCGCCACCCGCTGCGGAGAAGGCGACGCCGCCAAGGAAGCCGTCTCGCGCCTCGTCGATACCGCAGGTGCCAGCGGAACCAACTGGGGCTTAGGAGTTTTGGCCAGCGCACAGGCGATGGTGGCCGCCGGCGAAACCGCCGATGAGATGTTCACCGAGGCCACCGAGCGGCTGAGCCGCACTCCCATCGTCGTGCACCTGGCCCGAACGCGGCTCTTACACGGCGAATGGTTGCGGCGGGCGAATCGACGCACTGACGCTCGGCGCGAGCTGGTCTCGGCACACGAGGCGTTCGACCGTATAGGCGCGCGGGGATTCGCAGAACGGGCCCGGCGGGAGTTGGCAGCCACCGGCGAGAAGGTCCGTAGCCGGCAGACACGCACGGGCGTGGAACTCACCGCCCAAGAGGCGCAGATCGCCCGGATGGCCGCCGACGGACTGACCAACCAGGAGATCGGCGCACAGCTGTTCATCAGTCCCCATACAGTGGAATGGCACCTTCGAAAGGTCTTTCCCAAACTGGGCGTCACCTCGCGCAGGCAGCTACGAGCGCTGACCTTCTGA
- a CDS encoding SDR family oxidoreductase, whose translation MKIVVVGGTGLIGSKLVKTLIEHGHHAIAAAPSTGVNAYTGKGLVTVLSGADAVVDVSNSPTLDAAAKEFFQCATTNLLTAEKAAGVAHHVTLSVVGTDQLATQSGYFDAKLLQERLLAEGPIPYTIVRATQFFEFLETLADAATIDGKVRVPPAYFQPMAAADVAEGVATATVNGPENGTVEIGGPVAVLLPDLLGTALTAVGDSRTVVADPEAKYWGIDLGERTLVPGPEATLFDTRFEDWILQAAAKG comes from the coding sequence ATGAAAATCGTTGTCGTCGGCGGAACCGGACTCATCGGTTCGAAGTTGGTGAAGACGCTGATCGAACACGGTCACCACGCCATCGCCGCGGCTCCGTCGACCGGGGTCAACGCTTACACGGGGAAAGGTCTTGTGACGGTCCTGTCCGGCGCAGATGCCGTCGTCGATGTGTCGAACTCGCCGACGCTCGACGCCGCGGCGAAGGAGTTCTTCCAGTGCGCGACGACTAATCTGCTGACTGCGGAGAAGGCCGCCGGTGTGGCCCACCACGTCACGCTATCGGTAGTCGGCACTGATCAGTTAGCCACGCAGAGCGGCTATTTCGATGCCAAGCTTTTGCAGGAGAGGCTGCTTGCCGAGGGGCCGATCCCGTACACGATCGTGCGGGCAACGCAGTTCTTCGAGTTTCTCGAAACCCTTGCCGACGCGGCGACGATCGACGGCAAGGTCCGTGTGCCGCCGGCGTATTTCCAGCCGATGGCGGCCGCGGATGTCGCCGAGGGCGTCGCCACCGCAACGGTCAACGGCCCAGAGAATGGCACCGTGGAGATCGGCGGACCGGTGGCAGTCCTCCTGCCTGACCTTCTGGGCACTGCATTGACCGCCGTCGGTGACAGCCGCACGGTGGTGGCCGACCCGGAAGCCAAGTACTGGGGAATCGATCTGGGCGAGCGCACCCTGGTGCCCGGCCCGGAGGCGACCCTGTTCGACACGCGGTTCGAGGACTGGATCCTCCAGGCGGCCGCCAAGGGCTGA
- a CDS encoding ribose-5-phosphate isomerase, with protein sequence MSSGLRIVVGSDDAGYEYKEALKGDLLADDRVVDVTDVGVGADDNTAYPHVAVAAARMVAEGKADRALLVCGTGLGVAISANKVPGVRAVTAHDGFSVERSVLSNNAQVLCFGQRVIGLELARRLTREWLGYEFDPQGASAGKVEAIGGYESAAG encoded by the coding sequence ATGTCTTCAGGGCTGCGCATCGTCGTCGGATCCGACGACGCCGGCTACGAGTACAAGGAAGCACTCAAAGGCGACCTGCTCGCTGACGATCGGGTTGTCGACGTGACCGATGTCGGCGTCGGCGCCGACGACAACACCGCCTACCCGCACGTCGCGGTCGCCGCGGCGCGCATGGTCGCCGAGGGGAAGGCCGACCGTGCCCTGCTGGTGTGCGGGACCGGGCTCGGCGTGGCCATCAGTGCCAACAAGGTGCCTGGAGTTCGCGCGGTCACCGCGCACGACGGCTTTTCCGTGGAACGGTCAGTGCTGTCCAACAACGCGCAGGTGCTGTGCTTTGGGCAACGCGTGATCGGGCTGGAATTGGCGCGCCGCCTGACGCGGGAGTGGCTGGGCTATGAATTCGATCCGCAGGGCGCCTCGGCGGGCAAGGTCGAGGCCATCGGCGGGTACGAGTCGGCCGCCGGATGA
- a CDS encoding dihydroxyacetone kinase family protein, with translation MTKLYNDPAQFTEDMLTGFLDANARYVTAVPGGVVRAHRTRPGKVAVVIGGGSGHYPAFCGTVGHGFADGAVVGNIFTSPSAEDAASVARAAHGDAGVLLTTGNYAGDVMNFGLAVAQLRNEAIEAHYFAVTDDIASAPRGQEAKRRGIAGDFPVFKCASAAAEDGLDLAGVVRVAEKANAATRTLGVAFDGCTMPGADHPLFTVAEGTMGVGLGIHGEPGVADEPMPTAAELAQKLVDGVLADHPGSDCTRVAVILNGLGRTKYEELFVVWGTVATLLRERGYQIIEPEVGELVTSLDMAGCSLTVMWLDDELERYWTAPADTPAYRKGAAAQIPEGGTAELRTVDELHTSTTAPALAELSDDEGRRGGRLVARMLAAMAAMLADAEDELGRIDAVAGDGDHGRGMVKGSAAASEAAEKAVVAGGGQGSVLAEAGAAWAAKAGGTSGVLWGALLAAIGARLGDVGRPDSVTVAAAVRDGYDALITLGGAAPGDKTMLDAGLPFVEDVQRRVADGQQWQGAWQEAVAVAAEAARATAELRPKVGRARPLAERSVGTPDAGATSLAMCLRAVAETFASTPTSAKGK, from the coding sequence ATGACCAAGCTCTACAACGACCCGGCTCAGTTCACCGAGGACATGCTGACCGGGTTCCTGGACGCCAACGCCCGGTACGTCACGGCTGTGCCCGGCGGTGTGGTCCGCGCGCACCGCACCCGGCCCGGAAAGGTCGCCGTCGTCATCGGCGGCGGGTCTGGCCACTATCCGGCCTTCTGCGGCACGGTCGGACACGGCTTCGCCGACGGAGCGGTGGTCGGAAACATCTTCACCTCACCGTCGGCCGAGGATGCGGCCTCGGTCGCCAGGGCTGCGCATGGTGACGCCGGTGTGCTGCTGACCACCGGCAACTACGCCGGCGACGTGATGAATTTCGGGCTCGCGGTGGCACAGCTGCGCAACGAGGCCATCGAGGCTCATTACTTCGCGGTGACCGACGATATCGCCAGCGCACCCCGCGGCCAGGAAGCCAAGCGGCGCGGGATCGCCGGTGATTTCCCGGTATTCAAGTGTGCGAGCGCGGCTGCCGAGGACGGCCTCGACCTCGCCGGGGTGGTCCGGGTCGCCGAAAAAGCGAATGCCGCCACCCGCACGCTGGGCGTGGCGTTCGACGGCTGCACGATGCCCGGGGCAGATCACCCGCTGTTCACCGTCGCGGAGGGCACGATGGGTGTCGGTCTGGGTATCCACGGCGAACCCGGCGTGGCCGACGAGCCGATGCCCACGGCAGCCGAGCTGGCGCAGAAACTGGTCGACGGGGTACTGGCCGACCACCCCGGATCGGACTGCACGCGGGTTGCGGTGATCCTGAACGGACTGGGCCGCACCAAGTACGAGGAACTGTTCGTGGTGTGGGGGACAGTTGCGACCCTGCTCCGCGAACGCGGTTACCAGATCATCGAGCCGGAGGTCGGTGAGTTGGTCACCAGCCTCGACATGGCCGGCTGTTCGCTGACGGTGATGTGGCTCGACGACGAGCTGGAACGGTATTGGACCGCACCTGCCGACACGCCGGCCTACCGCAAGGGTGCAGCGGCGCAGATTCCCGAGGGCGGAACGGCCGAATTGCGAACGGTCGATGAGTTACACACCAGCACAACAGCTCCGGCGCTGGCCGAACTGTCCGACGACGAGGGGCGGCGCGGCGGCCGGTTGGTCGCCCGAATGCTGGCCGCAATGGCCGCGATGCTCGCCGATGCCGAAGACGAACTGGGGCGCATCGACGCCGTCGCCGGGGACGGTGACCACGGTCGAGGCATGGTGAAGGGTTCCGCCGCTGCCTCCGAAGCCGCCGAGAAGGCGGTCGTGGCCGGCGGGGGACAGGGATCGGTATTGGCCGAGGCGGGCGCCGCGTGGGCAGCCAAGGCCGGCGGCACGTCGGGAGTGCTCTGGGGTGCGCTGCTGGCGGCGATCGGCGCACGACTGGGCGACGTCGGGCGACCTGACTCGGTGACCGTGGCGGCCGCGGTCCGCGACGGCTACGACGCGTTGATCACGCTGGGCGGTGCGGCTCCCGGCGACAAGACCATGCTCGATGCGGGTCTGCCGTTCGTCGAAGACGTGCAGCGGCGGGTCGCCGACGGTCAGCAATGGCAGGGCGCTTGGCAGGAGGCGGTCGCTGTCGCCGCCGAGGCAGCGCGAGCGACCGCCGAACTGCGGCCCAAGGTGGGCCGGGCACGTCCGCTGGCCGAGCGAAGCGTCGGTACCCCCGATGCCGGCGCGACCTCGCTGGCGATGTGTCTGCGCGCGGTCGCCGAGACGTTCGCATCGACCCCGACATCAGCGAAAGGGAAGTGA
- a CDS encoding ABC transporter ATP-binding protein, translating into MSVTIDRTTQQVAQRLTLRDLVKTYASRSSDSVTAVKGINLEIEPGELVALLGPSGCGKTTTLRMIAGLETVTSGSIKIGDREVSQLPAAKRGIGVGFESYALYPPMSVRDNLLYGLKARKVKGAERMVDSICERLEMKELLGLRPAGLSSGQKQRVALARALVRNPPVVLLDEPLSHLDASARNRVRRELKVLQREFGYTTIVVTHDQVEALSLADRLAVMDGGKVQQFGTPDEVFDDPANLFVAEFVGEPAINVLPGTVRLHRGRARVEIGSGAGFLETTVTTVPDTTRVTVGIRPQDCVLSARGGQGVAATVAYFEHLLEFGLATSTVPGIEQGVLVQTPAEQDYRTEQQVTVTAPAERVYLFDTDTGERLR; encoded by the coding sequence GTGAGCGTCACGATCGACAGGACCACCCAACAGGTCGCTCAGAGACTGACGCTGCGCGACCTGGTAAAGACCTACGCATCACGCAGCAGCGACAGCGTGACCGCGGTCAAGGGCATCAACCTGGAGATCGAACCCGGCGAGCTGGTGGCCCTGCTGGGACCCTCCGGGTGCGGGAAAACCACCACGCTGCGCATGATCGCCGGGCTGGAGACCGTGACCAGCGGTTCGATCAAGATCGGGGATCGGGAGGTTTCCCAGCTTCCCGCAGCCAAGCGGGGGATTGGGGTCGGCTTCGAGAGTTATGCGCTGTATCCGCCGATGTCGGTCCGTGACAATCTGCTCTACGGCTTGAAAGCACGCAAGGTCAAGGGCGCTGAGCGGATGGTCGATTCGATCTGCGAGCGCCTGGAGATGAAGGAACTGCTCGGACTGCGGCCGGCCGGGCTGTCAAGCGGTCAGAAGCAACGGGTCGCGCTGGCGCGGGCGCTGGTCCGCAATCCGCCGGTGGTGTTGCTCGACGAGCCGCTCAGCCATCTGGACGCCTCGGCGCGCAACCGAGTGCGCCGCGAACTCAAGGTGCTGCAGCGGGAGTTCGGCTACACCACCATCGTGGTCACCCACGATCAGGTGGAGGCGCTGTCGCTGGCCGACCGGCTGGCCGTGATGGACGGTGGCAAGGTCCAGCAGTTCGGCACCCCTGACGAGGTGTTCGACGATCCTGCCAACCTGTTCGTCGCAGAGTTCGTCGGTGAGCCCGCGATCAACGTGCTGCCCGGCACAGTGCGGCTCCACCGCGGCCGGGCCCGGGTCGAGATCGGCTCCGGGGCAGGCTTTCTCGAGACCACGGTTACCACCGTGCCCGACACCACGAGGGTCACTGTGGGGATCCGGCCGCAGGACTGCGTCCTGTCGGCGCGCGGTGGCCAGGGTGTGGCAGCGACGGTGGCGTATTTCGAACATCTGCTGGAGTTCGGTCTGGCGACCAGCACCGTGCCCGGGATCGAGCAGGGTGTGCTGGTCCAGACACCGGCCGAGCAGGACTATCGAACCGAGCAGCAGGTCACGGTGACCGCGCCGGCCGAGCGGGTGTACCTGTTCGACACCGACACCGGAGAGCGTCTGCGATGA
- a CDS encoding TOBE domain-containing protein, protein MTHDYQEALALGDRIAVMREGRVVQIGTPDEIWRRPADTFVARSLGQPEINLLDGVVDEGRIRLGDGSLDVPVPAGVRCGRGDRVRVGLRPSDIHVTSGEGSLHGRVVLTERLGRNIELTVDVGGAQLIALTSGRHGVGEGDTVKMRIAETDVHVFTPGDGDTARLGEPTLEAVQ, encoded by the coding sequence ATGACCCACGATTACCAGGAGGCACTGGCCCTCGGTGACCGCATCGCGGTGATGCGAGAGGGTCGGGTGGTGCAGATCGGTACACCAGACGAGATCTGGCGCCGACCTGCTGACACCTTCGTCGCACGTTCCCTCGGCCAGCCCGAGATCAACCTGCTCGACGGTGTGGTCGACGAGGGACGGATCCGGCTCGGTGACGGCTCGCTCGACGTTCCGGTGCCCGCCGGAGTGCGCTGCGGGCGTGGTGACCGAGTGCGAGTAGGGCTGCGCCCCAGTGATATTCACGTGACCAGCGGAGAAGGATCGCTGCACGGACGGGTTGTGCTCACCGAACGACTGGGCCGCAACATCGAGTTGACGGTCGACGTCGGAGGCGCGCAGCTGATCGCGCTGACCTCGGGCCGGCACGGGGTAGGCGAGGGCGACACCGTGAAGATGCGTATCGCCGAAACCGATGTGCATGTGTTCACGCCTGGCGATGGCGACACGGCCAGGCTCGGCGAACCAACTTTGGAGGCAGTGCAGTGA